In one Sulfuricella sp. genomic region, the following are encoded:
- the mrdA gene encoding penicillin-binding protein 2, whose amino-acid sequence MKSGTELRDNQRELYRFRVRLALAAGFVLLAFTLLATRLFYLQVMQHEHFHTLAENNRISIVPIVPNRGLILDRNGVPLAHNYSAYTLEITPSKVDGLEKTINELAGILEITPRDRRRFKKLLEESKNFESLPIRSRLSEVEVAKFAVNRYRFPGVEIKARLFRHYPHLDLFSHVVGHIGRISDRDMEKLEENDLLANYRGTDHIGKQGLEQSYEKHLHGTTGFEQVETDAGGRAVRTLARTPPISGNTLYLSIDSKLQALAIKAFGKYRGALVAIEPKSGEILAFVSQPGFDPNLFVDGIDTANWEAYNNSLDKPLNNRALRGQYPPGSTFKPFMALAALELNKRSPSYTISDPGYYMLPGSSHHYRDWKPGGHGTVDLHKSIVISCDTYYYGLAVDMGIDNITSFMSHFGFGRKTGIDIEGEQVGVLPSQAWKMKRFKQKWYTGDTVSVGIGQGYNLSTPLQLAVATAALANNGQLMRPHMVRSILDSKTGQTTILAPETTDSMPLRKENLDRVIAAMVDVTRPGGTAAQASAGAEYMIAGKTGTAQVVGMKQGQKYVESQVSERHRDHALFIAFAPADNPRIALAILVENGGHGGSIAAPIARKVMDYYLLGKLPKDETVTDTAEPGAEHD is encoded by the coding sequence ATGAAATCCGGTACGGAACTCAGGGATAACCAGCGCGAGCTTTACCGCTTCCGGGTGCGGCTGGCCCTGGCCGCGGGCTTCGTGCTGCTTGCCTTCACCCTGCTGGCGACGCGATTGTTTTACCTGCAGGTGATGCAGCACGAGCACTTTCACACCCTGGCGGAGAACAACCGCATTTCCATCGTCCCGATCGTCCCCAACCGTGGGCTGATTCTCGATCGGAATGGCGTCCCGCTGGCGCATAATTACTCTGCCTATACCCTTGAGATCACGCCAAGCAAGGTGGATGGCCTGGAAAAAACCATCAATGAACTGGCAGGCATTCTCGAAATCACGCCACGCGACCGGCGGCGCTTCAAAAAGCTGCTGGAAGAAAGCAAAAACTTCGAGAGCCTGCCCATCCGCTCGCGTCTGAGCGAAGTGGAAGTGGCAAAATTCGCAGTCAACCGTTATCGCTTTCCCGGCGTGGAAATCAAGGCCCGCCTGTTCCGCCACTACCCCCACCTGGATCTGTTCTCACACGTGGTCGGCCATATTGGCCGCATCAGCGACCGGGATATGGAAAAGCTGGAAGAAAACGACCTCCTTGCCAATTACCGTGGCACCGACCACATTGGCAAGCAGGGCCTGGAGCAGAGTTACGAAAAGCATCTGCATGGCACCACCGGCTTCGAACAGGTCGAGACCGATGCCGGTGGCCGTGCCGTGCGGACACTGGCACGCACCCCGCCCATTTCCGGCAATACGCTCTATCTATCCATTGACAGCAAATTGCAGGCGCTGGCCATCAAGGCCTTCGGCAAATACCGTGGCGCGCTGGTGGCAATCGAGCCGAAAAGCGGCGAAATCCTGGCCTTTGTCAGCCAGCCCGGCTTCGACCCTAATTTGTTCGTTGACGGCATCGATACCGCCAACTGGGAAGCCTACAATAATTCGCTCGACAAGCCCCTCAACAATCGCGCCCTGCGCGGCCAATATCCGCCCGGCTCGACATTCAAGCCATTCATGGCCCTGGCGGCACTGGAACTCAACAAGCGCAGCCCTTCCTACACCATCTCCGACCCCGGCTATTACATGCTGCCCGGCAGCAGCCACCATTACCGCGACTGGAAACCCGGTGGCCACGGTACGGTGGACCTGCACAAATCCATTGTTATTTCGTGCGATACCTACTACTACGGCCTGGCAGTGGATATGGGCATCGACAACATCACCAGCTTCATGAGCCATTTCGGTTTCGGCAGGAAAACCGGCATCGATATTGAAGGCGAACAAGTCGGTGTTCTGCCATCCCAGGCCTGGAAAATGAAGCGTTTCAAGCAAAAATGGTACACCGGAGATACGGTCAGCGTCGGCATTGGCCAGGGCTACAACCTGTCCACGCCGCTGCAACTGGCGGTCGCCACCGCCGCCCTGGCAAACAACGGCCAGCTGATGCGCCCGCACATGGTGAGAAGCATCCTGGACAGCAAAACCGGTCAGACCACCATCCTGGCGCCGGAAACAACGGATTCAATGCCGCTCAGGAAAGAAAATCTGGATCGCGTGATCGCAGCCATGGTGGATGTCACCCGCCCTGGCGGCACGGCCGCACAGGCCAGCGCGGGTGCGGAATACATGATTGCCGGCAAGACCGGAACTGCCCAGGTGGTCGGCATGAAACAGGGGCAAAAATACGTGGAAAGCCAGGTCTCCGAACGCCACCGCGACCATGCGCTGTTCATCGCTTTCGCACCCGCCGACAACCCCCGCATCGCCCTCGCCATCCTGGTGGAAAACGGCGGCCACGGCGGCAGCATAGCCGCGCCCATCGCACGCAAGGTGATGGATTACTACCTGCTCGGCAAGCTGCCCAAGGATGAAACTGTCACGGATACCGCCGAACCGGGAGCTGAGCATGATTAG
- the mreD gene encoding rod shape-determining protein MreD: protein MTGAPTLARPPSGQFIAMTLFAALMLDILPWQGIALLLRPDFVLLLLLYWAVHQPLRIGMAAAWGLGLVMDVADGALLGQYALAYTLAIFLTLALHRRIQAFNLWPQALHVFLLLLVSQVLVLLTHLLSGAAFIGWGYFLASITGALLWPLVSLLIHLAMKHRHLPDVTYTSSRGSEK, encoded by the coding sequence ATGACCGGTGCGCCCACCCTGGCACGTCCGCCCAGTGGCCAGTTCATTGCCATGACGCTGTTTGCCGCGCTGATGCTGGATATTTTGCCATGGCAGGGGATTGCCCTGTTGCTGCGCCCGGATTTTGTGCTCCTGTTGCTGCTCTACTGGGCCGTGCATCAGCCGCTGCGCATTGGCATGGCCGCAGCCTGGGGGCTCGGCCTGGTGATGGACGTCGCCGATGGCGCGTTGCTAGGCCAGTATGCGTTGGCCTATACCCTTGCCATCTTTCTCACCCTCGCCCTGCACCGGCGCATCCAGGCTTTCAACCTGTGGCCGCAGGCATTGCATGTCTTTCTGTTATTGCTGGTCAGCCAGGTGCTGGTCCTGTTGACGCATCTGCTCTCCGGCGCGGCCTTTATCGGCTGGGGGTATTTTCTCGCCAGCATCACGGGTGCGCTGCTCTGGCCCCTAGTCAGCCTGTTGATCCATCTGGCGATGAAGCACAGACACCTGCCCGATGTGACCTATACCAGCTCGCGCGGCAGCGAAAAGTAA
- the mreC gene encoding rod shape-determining protein MreC, whose amino-acid sequence MDHQPFFKRGPSPVVRLAFFGLLAILLMATDAYFNQLALLRQGVGLALHPLQQIANSPLTLSRRASEFFVTQSQLADENTRLRQQQLVNAMQLQRNQSLLAENAHLRSLLSTRESLTHRATTAEVMSAGRDPFSRRIITDKGSSAGVQAGQAVIDARGLVGQVTRVQMLSSEITLVTDKGQAVPVEVVRNGVRAIAFGHGQDNALELAFMPVNMDIQNGDQLVTSGIDGTYPRGVPVAVVSQIERNAGYPFAKITCTPSAGMDRYRSLLIISAGELPPATAPEAEKNGKEAK is encoded by the coding sequence ATGGATCACCAACCCTTTTTCAAGCGTGGCCCCAGCCCTGTCGTAAGGCTGGCATTTTTCGGCCTGCTTGCCATTCTTCTGATGGCTACCGACGCATATTTCAACCAGTTGGCCCTGTTGCGCCAGGGGGTTGGCCTGGCGCTTCATCCGCTACAGCAGATCGCCAACAGCCCGCTTACCCTGTCGCGCCGCGCCAGCGAGTTTTTCGTCACGCAAAGCCAGCTGGCGGACGAAAACACCCGCCTGCGGCAGCAGCAACTTGTCAATGCCATGCAATTGCAGCGCAACCAGTCGTTGCTGGCCGAAAACGCCCACCTGCGCAGCCTGCTTTCGACCCGCGAGAGCCTGACCCATCGAGCCACCACGGCTGAGGTGATGAGTGCCGGGCGCGACCCGTTCAGCCGCAGAATCATTACCGACAAGGGCAGCTCTGCCGGGGTTCAGGCTGGCCAGGCGGTGATCGACGCCAGGGGGCTGGTCGGCCAGGTTACCCGCGTCCAGATGCTGAGCAGCGAAATCACCCTGGTCACCGACAAGGGCCAGGCCGTTCCGGTGGAAGTGGTGCGCAACGGGGTGCGAGCCATCGCCTTTGGTCATGGCCAGGACAACGCGCTGGAACTGGCCTTCATGCCGGTCAACATGGACATCCAGAATGGTGACCAGCTCGTCACTTCCGGAATTGACGGCACCTATCCGCGCGGCGTGCCGGTCGCGGTGGTGAGCCAGATCGAGCGCAATGCGGGTTACCCCTTCGCCAAAATCACCTGCACGCCGAGCGCCGGCATGGACCGCTACCGCAGCCTGCTGATCATTTCCGCGGGCGAATTGCCGCCGGCCACTGCGCCCGAAGCAGAAAAAAACGGCAAGGAGGCAAAATAA